Proteins from a single region of Chthoniobacterales bacterium:
- the rfbB gene encoding dTDP-glucose 4,6-dehydratase yields MNLLVTGGAGFIGGNFVRLALKNSDWNVGKLVNLDLLTYAGYRGSLADLDDDARHVFVEGDIGDTALVARLLCEHRIDAVLNFAAESHVDRSIDSPEPFITTNVLGTQRLLDAVRAYWKELDGHRKSRFRFLHVSTDEVYGTLQQGDAAFTELTPYAPNSPYAASKASSDFLVRAAFHTHKMPVVTTNCSNNYGPYQFPEKLIPLIIRNAMEGKSLPIYGKGENIRDWLFVEDHCRAIWTVLKGGQLGETYNIGGAAEKMNIDVVDAICALLDELRPDAAGPHARLKTFVTDRPGHDLRYAMDFSKLTRELGWRPSESFESGIRRTVEWYLANDAWCKAVESRGYSRERLGLEGKG; encoded by the coding sequence GTCCGCCTCGCGCTAAAGAATTCCGACTGGAATGTCGGAAAGCTGGTCAATCTCGACCTGCTGACCTACGCCGGCTACCGCGGATCGCTCGCCGATCTCGATGACGATGCCCGGCATGTCTTTGTCGAGGGAGACATTGGAGACACAGCGCTCGTCGCAAGGCTACTCTGCGAGCATCGGATCGATGCGGTCTTGAACTTTGCCGCCGAATCGCATGTCGACCGTTCCATTGATTCGCCCGAGCCATTCATCACAACCAATGTCTTGGGAACGCAACGCCTGCTCGATGCCGTGCGTGCCTACTGGAAGGAATTGGATGGGCATCGGAAATCACGTTTCCGTTTCCTGCATGTCTCGACGGATGAGGTCTACGGGACGTTGCAACAAGGGGACGCGGCGTTCACCGAACTCACGCCATACGCTCCCAACAGTCCCTACGCTGCCAGCAAAGCGTCGAGCGACTTTCTCGTCCGCGCTGCGTTCCACACGCACAAGATGCCTGTGGTCACGACCAACTGCTCGAACAACTACGGGCCCTACCAGTTTCCGGAGAAATTGATCCCGCTAATCATCCGCAATGCCATGGAGGGCAAGTCGCTGCCCATTTACGGCAAGGGCGAAAACATTCGGGACTGGCTCTTTGTCGAGGACCACTGCCGCGCCATTTGGACCGTGCTGAAGGGCGGTCAGCTCGGTGAGACTTACAATATCGGAGGGGCCGCCGAAAAAATGAATATCGACGTGGTAGATGCTATCTGCGCCTTGCTCGACGAATTGCGTCCGGATGCGGCCGGGCCGCATGCGCGCTTGAAGACTTTCGTCACAGACCGCCCGGGGCACGACCTGCGTTACGCCATGGATTTCTCCAAGCTGACCCGCGAGCTTGGCTGGCGGCCGAGCGAGTCTTTCGAGTCGGGCATACGCCGCACTGTGGAATGGTATTTGGCCAATGATGCATGGTGCAAAGCCGTCGAGTCGCGAGGCTACAGTCGCGAAAGGCTTGGACTGGAAGGCAAGGGCTGA
- a CDS encoding four helix bundle protein, translated as MSGSRSDEMRARTKRFGGSAVRLFVSLDKNREELRILGKQMLRAGTSVGANYREASRARSDSEFVAKIELCTQEADETQYWLELLRDDCGLRSAELEKIWSEADELIRIFITMSKNTKARNQG; from the coding sequence ATGAGCGGTTCAAGGAGCGATGAGATGCGGGCACGGACCAAGCGTTTTGGTGGTTCAGCTGTTCGATTATTTGTCTCGCTCGATAAGAACAGGGAGGAACTGCGGATTCTGGGTAAGCAGATGCTCCGGGCGGGCACATCGGTTGGGGCGAATTACCGGGAAGCATCCAGAGCACGCAGCGACAGCGAGTTTGTTGCTAAGATCGAGTTGTGCACCCAAGAGGCGGATGAGACGCAATATTGGCTGGAATTGCTCCGAGATGATTGCGGTCTGCGATCCGCTGAGCTCGAAAAAATCTGGAGCGAAGCAGATGAATTAATTCGCATCTTCATAACCATGTCGAAAAATACGAAAGCTAGAAACCAGGGCTGA
- a CDS encoding cytochrome C: MPIYEYYSADTHKIYSFYARKLVGPDVVPRCPDGDGKKMERVLSPFAITGRAKEKTDEPGGEGMPDLDPRQEAEMMKLAGEMSGMDEENPDPRQLGRLMRRMMDITGEKMPEPMLEMLARMEKGEDPEKLEEEYGDVLDDDSMGDLGMGKGEGEKGGAGALRRRLPPRRDPTLYEMAEYL, translated from the coding sequence ATGCCTATCTACGAATACTACTCCGCCGATACGCACAAAATTTACAGTTTCTACGCCCGCAAACTCGTCGGCCCGGATGTTGTGCCGCGTTGTCCGGACGGCGATGGTAAAAAAATGGAGCGGGTCTTGTCACCGTTCGCTATCACTGGTCGCGCGAAGGAAAAGACCGATGAGCCCGGTGGCGAGGGGATGCCGGATCTCGATCCACGCCAGGAGGCCGAGATGATGAAGCTGGCCGGGGAGATGTCGGGAATGGACGAGGAAAACCCCGATCCGCGGCAACTCGGACGCCTGATGCGGCGGATGATGGATATCACGGGCGAAAAAATGCCCGAACCCATGCTCGAGATGTTGGCCCGCATGGAGAAGGGCGAGGATCCGGAAAAGCTCGAGGAGGAATACGGTGACGTTCTCGATGATGACTCGATGGGTGATTTGGGAATGGGCAAAGGAGAAGGAGAAAAAGGCGGTGCGGGTGCCCTAAGGCGCCGGCTTCCCCCGCGGCGGGATCCGACGCTATACGAGATGGCGGAATACCTCTGA
- the rfbA gene encoding glucose-1-phosphate thymidylyltransferase RfbA — MGKTRKGIVLAGGSGTRLHPCTSSISKQLLPVFDKPMIYYPLSVLMLGGMREIMVISTPRDLPRFKELLGDGSAFGVEFTYAEQASPDGLPQAFTIAEDFLGGAASCLVLGDNLFYGARLSESIRAASNSPGGTLFAYHVSDVRAYGVIELDEAGKVLSLEEKPPHPRSGYAVPGIYFFDERAPEFAASLKPSKRGETEILDLARCYLQEGSLRAEKFGRGTAWLDTGTAESLLDAASFVHAIQSRQGLMIACLEEIALHHGWLTKDQLRERAHALGKSTYGHYLRKIAE; from the coding sequence ATGGGCAAGACTCGCAAAGGAATTGTTTTGGCTGGTGGAAGCGGCACAAGGCTGCACCCGTGCACTTCGTCCATCTCGAAGCAATTGCTGCCGGTCTTCGACAAGCCGATGATCTACTACCCGCTGTCCGTGCTGATGCTCGGCGGCATGCGCGAGATCATGGTTATTTCCACACCGCGGGATCTGCCGCGATTCAAGGAGTTGCTCGGGGACGGCTCGGCTTTCGGTGTCGAATTCACCTACGCCGAACAGGCGAGCCCGGACGGCTTGCCCCAAGCTTTCACCATTGCGGAGGATTTTCTCGGCGGTGCGGCATCGTGTCTGGTGCTGGGGGACAATTTGTTTTACGGCGCGAGGCTGAGCGAAAGTATCCGGGCGGCCTCAAACTCGCCGGGCGGGACATTGTTCGCCTACCACGTGTCCGACGTGCGGGCTTACGGAGTGATAGAGTTGGATGAAGCGGGGAAGGTCTTGTCGCTGGAAGAGAAGCCGCCGCATCCGAGGTCCGGTTATGCGGTGCCCGGGATTTATTTCTTCGACGAGCGCGCGCCCGAATTCGCGGCATCGCTCAAGCCTTCCAAACGGGGCGAGACGGAGATCCTCGATCTCGCGCGTTGCTACTTGCAGGAGGGTTCGCTGCGCGCGGAAAAATTCGGTCGCGGCACGGCGTGGCTCGACACAGGCACGGCGGAGTCGTTGCTCGATGCCGCGTCTTTTGTCCACGCCATCCAGTCCCGGCAGGGGTTGATGATCGCCTGCTTGGAGGAAATCGCCCTGCATCATGGATGGTTGACAAAGGATCAGCTGCGCGAGCGTGCGCATGCTTTGGGTAAATCAACATACGGCCATTACCTTAGAAAAATAGCAGAGTAG